One region of Luteolibacter yonseiensis genomic DNA includes:
- a CDS encoding OmpA family protein — MLVSILLHVIVFLWLDDMKVALKFEEARELSTRPIDTRRVEIPPLEQEQALPPEDIVTPPTDTAALLEDVELLDILPKDQEIDIKPQIVEPEYAIRLQNPAREGTPDAVALEISTGLEIDTDLPEFGRQPETIKPAEIGQITVDAGAVQSDDTETSQFLENLTRQGANGKVEAGSLDGMTSLDNMLNLPSNVLLGAKTMLPSDLLFEFNRAELRESSKVDLMKLVFLMDRNPDLYCWIEGHTDLVGGDEPNLKLSIARAESVKNYLVQSYRINPDKIITRGFGRYQPIITSGTPDEQSANRRVEIRMRKTPPTKEQMKVEPQKATVIEEAPSPKAVLVKPKIPMPVQEAPPSPPKAAPVETPAPKAAPVEMPAPPKAAPIQEAPAVPKAAPVEMPAPLKAAPVELAPPLRAEPVVEEVPRAQTIEDEE; from the coding sequence ATGCTTGTCTCCATCCTGCTGCACGTCATCGTATTCCTGTGGCTGGATGACATGAAGGTGGCCCTCAAGTTCGAGGAAGCGAGGGAACTCAGCACCCGTCCGATCGATACCCGGCGGGTGGAAATTCCACCGTTGGAGCAGGAGCAGGCGCTGCCGCCGGAGGACATCGTCACGCCCCCCACGGATACCGCCGCCCTGCTGGAGGACGTGGAGCTCCTCGACATCCTGCCGAAAGATCAGGAAATCGACATCAAGCCACAGATCGTCGAGCCTGAATACGCCATCCGCTTGCAGAATCCCGCCCGCGAGGGAACTCCGGATGCCGTGGCTTTGGAAATTTCCACAGGCTTGGAGATCGATACGGATCTCCCCGAGTTCGGCCGGCAGCCGGAGACCATCAAGCCCGCGGAGATCGGCCAGATCACCGTGGACGCCGGTGCCGTGCAGTCCGACGACACGGAAACCAGCCAGTTTTTGGAAAACCTCACCCGCCAAGGGGCCAATGGAAAGGTCGAGGCGGGCTCGCTGGATGGGATGACGTCCCTGGATAACATGCTCAACCTCCCGTCCAACGTCCTGTTGGGGGCGAAAACCATGTTGCCTAGCGACCTGCTGTTCGAATTCAACCGGGCGGAACTCCGGGAGAGTTCCAAGGTCGACCTCATGAAGCTGGTTTTCCTGATGGACCGGAACCCGGATCTCTATTGCTGGATCGAGGGCCATACGGACCTGGTCGGCGGTGATGAGCCGAATCTCAAGCTCTCCATCGCCCGTGCGGAGTCGGTGAAAAACTACCTCGTCCAGTCCTACCGCATCAATCCGGACAAAATCATCACCCGGGGGTTCGGCCGCTATCAACCCATCATCACCAGCGGGACGCCCGACGAGCAATCCGCGAACCGCCGGGTGGAAATCCGCATGCGCAAGACCCCGCCGACGAAGGAACAGATGAAGGTGGAGCCTCAGAAGGCGACGGTCATTGAGGAAGCGCCTTCGCCGAAAGCCGTGCTGGTGAAACCGAAGATTCCGATGCCGGTTCAGGAAGCTCCGCCTTCTCCGCCAAAAGCAGCGCCGGTGGAAACGCCCGCGCCCAAGGCCGCGCCGGTGGAAATGCCCGCTCCCCCCAAGGCGGCGCCGATCCAGGAAGCCCCGGCGGTGCCGAAAGCCGCTCCGGTGGAAATGCCCGCGCCTCTCAAGGCCGCTCCGGTGGAGCTGGCCCCGCCGCTCCGTGCCGAGCCTGTGGTCGAGGAAGTTCCCCGCGCCCAGACCATCGAGGATGAGGAGTGA
- a CDS encoding GNAT family N-acetyltransferase — MSRITDNTSRSRFELIEEGKLAFADYRLDDGVLILPHVEADPALRGRGAAGRLMDGVLTLARERGWKVRPICGYAVAYITRHPEFAELQE, encoded by the coding sequence ATGTCCCGGATCACCGACAACACGTCCCGCAGCCGTTTCGAACTCATTGAGGAGGGCAAGCTGGCGTTCGCGGATTATCGATTGGATGACGGCGTGTTGATTCTCCCACATGTGGAGGCGGATCCGGCCTTGCGGGGCAGGGGAGCCGCGGGGCGGCTGATGGACGGCGTGCTGACATTGGCCCGCGAACGTGGATGGAAGGTCCGTCCGATCTGTGGCTACGCGGTGGCCTATATCACCCGGCACCCGGAGTTCGCGGAATTGCAGGAATGA
- a CDS encoding Bax inhibitor-1/YccA family protein has translation MEQYNNPYVVGTVSESPESERAAFIRKTYWHLAGAIGLFAGLETLLISSGLGIPALGLLASTKYSWLMVMGAFMLVSWVAERWATNGSSQAMQYAGLALYTVAEAVIFLPILMMAVAMAGDMGLVLQAGLITVAMVIGISTVALTTKKDFSFLGGMLKIGGFVALGLIVASFFLPITLGFWFSAAMVIFASGAILYNTSNLLHRYEPGQHVAASLSLFASVALLFWYLLRLLMSLNRN, from the coding sequence ATGGAGCAATATAACAACCCTTATGTCGTCGGCACGGTTTCCGAGTCGCCGGAGTCCGAGCGCGCCGCGTTCATCCGCAAAACCTACTGGCACCTCGCGGGGGCCATCGGACTTTTCGCCGGCCTTGAGACCCTGCTCATCAGTTCGGGTCTTGGCATTCCGGCTCTGGGCCTGCTGGCCTCGACCAAATATTCGTGGCTTATGGTGATGGGGGCTTTCATGCTCGTTTCCTGGGTCGCGGAGCGTTGGGCGACGAACGGTTCTTCCCAAGCCATGCAATACGCGGGCCTGGCCCTCTACACCGTGGCGGAAGCGGTGATTTTCCTGCCCATCCTGATGATGGCGGTGGCCATGGCCGGAGACATGGGGCTGGTGCTGCAGGCCGGCCTGATCACGGTGGCGATGGTGATCGGCATCTCGACGGTCGCGCTGACGACGAAGAAGGATTTCAGTTTCCTCGGCGGCATGTTGAAGATCGGAGGATTCGTCGCGCTCGGCCTGATCGTGGCGTCGTTTTTCCTGCCGATCACTCTCGGTTTCTGGTTCTCCGCGGCAATGGTGATCTTCGCTTCGGGGGCGATCCTTTATAATACCAGCAACCTGCTCCACCGTTATGAGCCGGGCCAGCACGTGGCTGCCTCTCTTTCACTGTTCGCCAGCGTGGCGCTGCTGTTCTGGTACCTGCTCCGCCTGTTGATGAGCTTGAACCGGAACTGA
- the alaS gene encoding alanine--tRNA ligase produces the protein MTSAEIRQSFLDFFREKEHTIVPSASLLPQSPGLLFTNAGMNPFVPYFLGVEKAPYDPPRAADTQKCIRAGGKHNDLEDVGYDTYHHTFFEMLGNWSFGNYFKKEAIAWAWELVVERWGLPAHRLYASVYAPKEGDPGSFDQEAYDIWAELFRSKGCDPAIQIVHGNVKDNFWMMGETGPCGPCSELHVDLTPEGNPFTGRNLVNNDSDLCIEIWNLVFIQYNAEADGTFRELPAKHVDTGMGFERACSIIQNTKGFTDFSKKPSNYATDVFQPLFRKLEELSGKSYVNIYPELGADRAAFTEEMKTAIAFRVIADHLRTLSFSIADGIMPGNNGRNYVLRRILRRAVRYGRQLGFSGEKPFFGALVETLVNEMGGVFPELKNRQDVVRQTLEQEEASFNQTLDRGLKRFEDNVASTSAENTDPTALAIFGNSFSGVVAFELEDTYGFPIDLTELLCAERGLVLDKPGYDQSKKAQQERSRAAQKSNIVRALDISTEAVTEFVGFETDEVEATILEIHPQEDSLFVITDKTVFYAEMGGQSGDTGTLNGEVEITGVQQIGKARAVIIDSSAAVKVGDTVTLKLDEKRRRPIEANHTATHLLHWALHEVVSKDAAQQGSSVDENRLRFDFNSAAVTPEQLAAMEEKVNAAISARDSVSWKEVPHASIKGRPDIMQFFGDKYGETVRVVQIGGEAHALNGYSQELCGGTHVRNTGEIGLFKIKSEGAIASGVRRIEAVCGDAAWNHLNDLAEKWNAELKAARAKLYAANEKLASLGEEAVAVNDFPHIMGAMLAERADISQINATFAHGQRTLEETQQGAIEAEKRIKKIQSSQAAKLADEALAELIAKNEPIIVSFESDASLLQELQNGLKKKGFAGPALLIVDDGDKLHIATHSGPDALAKGLKAGDILRDLAALAGGKGGGKPDQARGAAPDRSKLEELKAAAAAKF, from the coding sequence ATGACATCCGCCGAGATCCGCCAGAGCTTCCTCGATTTCTTCCGGGAGAAAGAGCACACCATCGTCCCTTCCGCCTCTCTGCTGCCGCAGTCGCCCGGCCTGCTGTTCACGAACGCGGGGATGAACCCGTTCGTGCCGTATTTCCTTGGTGTTGAGAAGGCTCCTTACGATCCACCACGTGCCGCGGACACCCAGAAGTGCATCCGTGCGGGCGGTAAACATAACGACCTGGAGGATGTCGGCTACGACACTTATCACCACACGTTCTTCGAAATGCTCGGGAACTGGTCGTTCGGAAACTATTTCAAGAAGGAAGCCATCGCCTGGGCATGGGAACTGGTCGTCGAGCGCTGGGGCCTGCCCGCCCACCGTCTTTACGCATCCGTGTACGCGCCGAAGGAGGGCGATCCTGGCAGCTTCGACCAGGAAGCCTACGACATCTGGGCCGAACTTTTCCGCTCCAAGGGTTGCGATCCCGCCATCCAGATCGTCCATGGCAACGTGAAGGACAACTTCTGGATGATGGGCGAGACCGGCCCCTGCGGTCCTTGTTCCGAACTCCACGTCGACCTCACCCCGGAAGGGAATCCCTTCACCGGCCGGAATCTCGTCAACAACGACTCCGACCTCTGCATCGAGATCTGGAACCTCGTTTTCATCCAGTATAATGCCGAGGCCGACGGCACGTTCCGTGAACTGCCCGCCAAACACGTCGATACCGGCATGGGCTTCGAGCGCGCCTGCTCGATCATCCAGAACACCAAGGGCTTCACGGATTTCTCCAAAAAGCCGAGCAACTACGCCACCGACGTTTTCCAACCGCTGTTCCGCAAGCTGGAAGAACTCAGCGGAAAAAGCTACGTGAACATCTATCCGGAACTCGGTGCCGACCGCGCCGCGTTCACCGAGGAGATGAAAACCGCGATCGCTTTCCGTGTCATCGCGGATCACCTGCGGACGCTCAGCTTCTCCATTGCGGACGGCATCATGCCGGGTAACAACGGGCGGAACTACGTCCTGCGCCGCATCCTGCGCCGCGCCGTGAGATACGGCCGCCAGCTCGGCTTCTCCGGCGAGAAGCCGTTCTTCGGCGCGTTGGTGGAAACGCTCGTTAACGAAATGGGTGGTGTTTTCCCGGAGCTGAAAAACCGTCAGGATGTCGTGCGCCAGACGCTGGAGCAGGAAGAGGCGAGCTTCAATCAGACGCTGGATCGTGGCCTGAAACGGTTTGAAGATAACGTGGCATCGACGTCTGCGGAAAATACCGACCCGACAGCTCTCGCCATTTTTGGAAACAGTTTTTCCGGAGTCGTCGCATTCGAACTTGAGGATACTTACGGATTCCCGATCGATCTGACCGAACTGCTGTGCGCCGAGCGAGGTCTGGTCCTCGATAAACCCGGATACGATCAAAGTAAAAAGGCCCAGCAGGAACGCTCCCGCGCCGCTCAAAAATCGAACATCGTCCGCGCCCTCGACATCTCCACCGAAGCCGTCACCGAGTTCGTCGGTTTTGAAACGGACGAGGTCGAAGCCACCATCCTGGAAATCCACCCACAGGAGGACTCGCTTTTCGTCATCACCGACAAGACCGTCTTCTATGCCGAAATGGGTGGCCAATCCGGCGACACCGGCACTCTCAACGGTGAGGTCGAAATCACCGGCGTCCAGCAGATCGGTAAGGCCCGTGCCGTCATCATCGACTCATCCGCTGCCGTCAAAGTCGGTGACACCGTCACGCTCAAGCTCGACGAAAAACGCCGCCGTCCCATTGAGGCCAACCACACCGCGACCCACCTTCTCCACTGGGCCTTGCACGAAGTCGTCTCGAAGGACGCCGCGCAGCAGGGTTCCTCGGTGGACGAGAACCGCCTGCGTTTTGATTTCAACAGCGCCGCCGTCACGCCCGAGCAGCTCGCGGCGATGGAAGAGAAGGTGAATGCCGCGATTTCCGCCAGGGATTCCGTGAGTTGGAAGGAAGTCCCGCACGCCTCCATCAAGGGACGTCCGGACATCATGCAGTTCTTCGGCGACAAGTACGGGGAAACCGTCCGCGTGGTCCAGATCGGCGGTGAGGCGCACGCGCTCAACGGCTATTCACAGGAACTCTGCGGCGGCACTCACGTCCGCAACACCGGCGAGATCGGCCTCTTCAAGATCAAGTCCGAGGGTGCCATCGCCTCCGGCGTCCGCCGCATCGAAGCCGTTTGCGGAGACGCGGCGTGGAACCATCTCAATGATCTCGCCGAAAAATGGAATGCCGAGCTCAAGGCCGCGCGCGCCAAGCTGTACGCCGCCAACGAGAAGCTGGCATCCCTCGGCGAGGAAGCTGTCGCGGTGAACGATTTCCCACACATCATGGGAGCCATGCTTGCCGAGCGTGCCGACATTTCACAGATCAACGCCACCTTCGCCCACGGCCAGCGCACGTTGGAGGAAACCCAGCAGGGTGCCATCGAGGCCGAGAAACGCATCAAGAAGATCCAGTCTTCCCAAGCCGCCAAACTCGCCGACGAAGCCCTGGCCGAACTCATCGCCAAAAACGAGCCCATCATCGTCTCCTTCGAGTCGGATGCATCGCTTCTTCAAGAGCTTCAGAACGGCCTCAAGAAAAAGGGCTTCGCGGGTCCCGCGCTGCTCATCGTGGACGATGGGGACAAGCTTCACATCGCCACCCACAGCGGTCCGGACGCGCTGGCGAAAGGTTTGAAGGCGGGTGACATCCTCCGCGACCTGGCCGCCCTCGCCGGTGGTAAAGGCGGTGGCAAACCGGATCAAGCCCGGGGTGCCGCGCCGGATCGCTCGAAGCTGGAGGAACTGAAAGCCGCCGCCGCCGCGAAATTCTGA
- a CDS encoding homoserine dehydrogenase produces MTSCSSLGIGLAGFGTVGSGVWNTLERNGSLISDRTGGGVTLHIAKILVRDLAKARATNGDAPADILTTNWRALVEDPAVDIVVELIGGTTDAYEIVAAALRAKKPVVTGNKALLAERGVELFALSREMDTPIHFEAAVAGGIPIIRTVQDSFVGNRIHSFSGIINGTSNYILGRMTDAGLTFEDALGEAQKLGYAEADPALDVNGWDAAHKAILLATLAYGFPISPADIHVSGIEQVRPTDINFAKNLGYAVKLLAVIREHGDGAVELRIQPSFIAKTNILASVHGVFNAVAVHGDAAGESLFYGRGAGQDPTASSVVADLVEAARGLRQASGHRGFLPYREIGNILPVGETSTAYYVRFDVTDRPGVVAEIARVLADHRIGISGTHSPVNPSNPDAEFVDMVFLLHTCPFGKLRQALTEIEALDCINSAPVVFRIENLG; encoded by the coding sequence GTGACTTCTTGCTCCTCACTTGGCATCGGTTTGGCTGGCTTCGGAACCGTGGGTTCCGGCGTTTGGAACACCTTGGAACGCAACGGCTCCCTCATTTCCGACCGCACCGGCGGCGGGGTGACGCTGCACATTGCCAAAATCCTCGTTCGTGATCTCGCGAAGGCCCGGGCCACCAATGGCGACGCGCCTGCGGACATCCTCACCACCAACTGGCGCGCCCTTGTTGAAGACCCGGCCGTCGACATTGTGGTGGAACTCATTGGCGGCACAACGGATGCGTATGAAATCGTCGCCGCCGCTCTCCGTGCCAAAAAGCCCGTTGTGACGGGCAACAAAGCCTTGCTTGCCGAGCGCGGCGTCGAACTTTTCGCCCTCTCGCGCGAAATGGACACGCCGATCCACTTTGAAGCCGCCGTCGCCGGAGGCATTCCGATCATCCGGACGGTTCAGGACTCGTTCGTAGGCAATCGCATCCACTCCTTTTCCGGGATCATCAACGGGACTTCGAACTACATCCTCGGCCGCATGACGGACGCGGGGCTCACCTTCGAGGACGCGCTGGGCGAAGCGCAAAAGCTGGGTTACGCCGAGGCGGATCCCGCGCTGGACGTGAACGGTTGGGACGCCGCCCACAAGGCCATCCTGCTCGCCACGCTCGCCTACGGATTCCCCATCTCCCCTGCGGACATCCACGTCTCCGGCATCGAACAGGTCCGCCCCACCGATATCAATTTCGCGAAAAATCTCGGCTATGCGGTCAAGCTGCTCGCCGTGATCCGCGAGCATGGCGATGGTGCGGTGGAGCTTCGCATTCAGCCCTCTTTCATTGCAAAAACGAACATCCTGGCCTCCGTCCACGGGGTCTTCAATGCCGTCGCGGTCCATGGCGACGCCGCCGGTGAGTCACTTTTTTATGGTCGCGGCGCCGGCCAGGATCCCACCGCCTCCTCTGTCGTCGCGGATCTGGTCGAAGCCGCGCGCGGACTGCGCCAGGCCAGCGGCCACCGCGGATTCCTGCCTTACCGGGAAATCGGCAACATCCTTCCCGTCGGCGAGACCTCCACGGCCTACTATGTGCGCTTCGATGTCACCGACCGCCCCGGCGTGGTCGCCGAGATCGCCCGTGTGCTGGCGGACCACCGCATCGGCATCTCCGGCACCCACTCTCCCGTGAACCCGAGCAACCCGGACGCGGAGTTCGTGGACATGGTTTTCCTCCTCCACACCTGCCCGTTCGGAAAGCTCCGGCAGGCACTCACCGAGATTGAGGCCCTCGACTGCATCAACAGCGCTCCCGTGGTCTTCCGGATCGAGAATCTGGGGTAA